In a single window of the Flavivirga spongiicola genome:
- the nirK gene encoding copper-containing nitrite reductase: MKPSNSPFILLVAIVFLVTSCINNQKKAYDNAADIPVSREMIAELTPPPNVPTPVGVRKAKKLIVNMEILEKEGTMTDGTTYNYWTFGGSVPGSFIRTRVGDEVEFTLSNHPDNKLPHNIDLHAVTGPGGGATSSFVAPGHEKKFNFKTLNPGLYVYHCATAPVGMHIANGMYGLILVEPAGGLPPVDKEYYIMQGDFYTKGENGEPGLQAFDMQKAVDEDADYVVFNGKVGSLTGDNAITANVGETVRLYVGNGGPNLVSSFHVIGEIFDKVMVEGGSTINEHVQTTLVPAGGAAIVEFRVDVPGTFILVDHSIFRAFNKGALGMLKVEGEENKKIYSGVIQEGIYHPEGGGIQAMPNGDDKKPTPVASKTLAEKMESGKQIYMKTCFACHQAEGQGIPNAFPPLAKSDYLNADVNRAISIVLKGKTGEITVNGQKYNSVMTRQAISNDEVADVLTYVYNSWGNNKTNVTKSQVDQVKSSH; the protein is encoded by the coding sequence ATGAAACCATCGAATTCCCCATTTATTTTACTGGTAGCCATAGTGTTTCTGGTAACATCATGCATTAACAATCAAAAAAAAGCATATGATAATGCCGCAGACATCCCTGTAAGTAGAGAGATGATTGCAGAATTAACACCACCGCCTAATGTGCCTACACCTGTAGGTGTACGTAAAGCAAAAAAATTAATTGTTAATATGGAGATTCTTGAAAAAGAAGGCACGATGACCGATGGTACTACCTATAATTATTGGACTTTTGGAGGATCTGTACCAGGGAGTTTTATTAGAACCCGAGTTGGTGATGAAGTGGAGTTTACGTTATCTAATCATCCTGATAACAAATTACCGCATAATATCGATTTACATGCCGTTACAGGACCAGGTGGTGGAGCAACATCATCTTTCGTAGCTCCCGGTCATGAGAAAAAATTCAATTTTAAAACCTTAAACCCAGGCTTATATGTATATCACTGTGCAACAGCACCAGTGGGCATGCATATTGCAAATGGAATGTACGGACTCATTTTAGTAGAGCCAGCTGGTGGTTTACCTCCAGTTGATAAAGAATACTACATTATGCAAGGTGATTTTTATACTAAAGGTGAAAACGGTGAACCCGGCTTACAAGCTTTCGATATGCAAAAAGCAGTGGATGAAGATGCCGATTATGTGGTATTTAATGGCAAAGTAGGATCTCTTACAGGAGACAATGCCATCACAGCTAACGTTGGTGAAACAGTTCGTTTATATGTTGGTAATGGTGGTCCAAATTTAGTATCATCATTCCATGTTATTGGTGAAATTTTCGATAAAGTTATGGTTGAAGGCGGGTCTACAATCAACGAGCATGTACAAACAACGTTAGTCCCAGCAGGTGGAGCAGCCATCGTTGAATTTAGAGTTGATGTTCCTGGGACTTTCATTTTAGTTGACCACTCCATTTTTAGAGCCTTTAACAAAGGGGCATTGGGAATGCTAAAAGTTGAGGGAGAAGAAAATAAGAAAATATACTCTGGTGTCATACAAGAAGGTATCTACCATCCAGAAGGTGGGGGAATTCAAGCAATGCCTAATGGAGATGATAAAAAGCCAACACCCGTAGCATCAAAAACATTAGCTGAAAAAATGGAATCAGGAAAACAAATTTACATGAAAACCTGTTTTGCATGTCATCAGGCTGAAGGACAAGGAATTCCAAATGCTTTTCCTCCTTTGGCAAAATCGGATTACTTAAATGCTGATGTAAATCGTGCGATTAGTATTGTTCTTAAAGGAAAAACAGGAGAAATTACTGTAAACGGACAGAAATATAATAGTGTGATGACCAGACAAGCTATAAGCAATGATGAAGTTGCAGATGTTTTAACCTATGTGTATAACTCTTGGGGCAATAACAAGACAAACGTTACAAAATCTCAAGTAGACCAAGTTAAAAGCAGTCACTAA